CCAGCAGCGCGCGGACCGCGTCCAGCCTGGGGTCGTCGCCCACGAGCCGCAGGAAGTTGGCCTGGATCAGCGCTTCCATCTTCTCCGGCGGCAGTCCCTTGAGCTCCGCCACCGCGCCGACTACGTCGGCGATGATGTCCGGCGGCGCGATCTCCCCGGCGAGCCAACGGTTGCCGCCGGGATTGTCGGTCTCGGAGAGGAGCTGACGCGGCGGTATGGCGCGCGCCACCGCCTGGATCTGCCTCGAATACAGCACCTCCACACCCACCGTGAAGAAGTATCCTTCGGCGATCATCTCGTCGAGCACGTCCATGGGCCCGGAATACCAGTGGATGATGGCCCGGGTCACGCCGAAGGCGCGCAGGGTCTCGAGGATGCGCCGTTCGGCGCCCTTGGTGTGAAGGTTGACGATCTTGCCTTGCTCGGCGGCCGCGCGCACCAGGAACTCGAACACTTGAATTTGGCGCGGGTAGGTCTCCTCGTCCCGCACCCAGTGGAAGTCGAGCCCCAGTTCGCCCAGCAAGGGGCTTTGTTCCACCAGGGGACGCCACTCATCGAGACGGTCGGCATGCGCCGCCGCCCGGCGCGGATGGATGCCGAAGGAGGGGAGAACGAAAGGACAGGCCTCCGCGAGCGCGAGATTGCGCTGGTACGAGGCGGGG
The Deltaproteobacteria bacterium DNA segment above includes these coding regions:
- a CDS encoding TatD family hydrolase — its product is MLIDAHAHLDHYEEPREALARIERRRILTLANAMDPASYQRNLALAEACPFVLPSFGIHPRRAAAHADRLDEWRPLVEQSPLLGELGLDFHWVRDEETYPRQIQVFEFLVRAAAEQGKIVNLHTKGAERRILETLRAFGVTRAIIHWYSGPMDVLDEMIAEGYFFTVGVEVLYSRQIQAVARAIPPRQLLSETDNPGGNRWLAGEIAPPDIIADVVGAVAELKGLPPEKMEALIQANFLRLVGDDPRLDAVRALLEKQAGTG